The stretch of DNA CAAAATCGTACGAGGCCGACAGTGCCAGCGAGGCCTCACGGTCATCCCGCCCGACATACACATGATAGCCCTCAAAATCGATCAGCCCGGAGAGAAAGTCGCGCGTCGTCTCCGACTGATACCCATTGAACCGCACGTGGACCCCATTGACCGCCTGGCTCAGCCAGACTTTTGGAGCTGGAGGCGGTGAAGCGGCCCGCCAGTCGGGTACGCCATCTCCTTCATAATAACTCGTGTCAACGACTGTGTATTTCCAGACTCCTTCGACCAACGCCGAGTCGAGAATACAGAGGCGAAATTTGCCGGCGTAACCGTCACCATCCGAGTCAACACCTGGATTATCATAGATCCTGGCGGCCCAGACCGCATTGGTGGCAAACGGTTCGAAATTGAGCCCTGTCATATATCGATCCGGCTTGTAACCGAATCCAAGATTCAGGTGAGCGTTCCAGAGATCGACATGCAGGCTCTCTCCACCAATGAAAGCCCAGGGGATCTGGATCGACTCGTTCGGTCCCAGGTCATACGGGCCCAGTGACAACAGATAAAACCCGTCGCCAACTTTGGAAAGCTGGAGCGCGATCTCGGGGTTCGGGTACGCCCAGTCCGGATCGTTGACTGATATCCTCGCCGTGAACGGCTGCGAATAATCGATCTCCCCGTTACTCATCAGGAAATATTTGTTACGGTCGCCGACCGGTCGACCAATGCCGGAGCCCAACTGACGGTAGTTCAATCTGTGTTGCGGGCCAAAATCATAGGCCGGATTCGAGTTGGGAACCCACCAATTGAACGATAACTGCTCGCCGCTGGTGGGCGGTCGAAGAAAACGAACCCCGGTGACGTTTGGCACGGCAAACACCCCGGTCGTCCAGCTTCCATCACCATTAGCGTCAGTGGTGAATGCCATCTGTATGGTATCTATGAATTCACACTGCGAGTAGTACTCAGCAGGGAATGAATTGAGGAAGCCGGTCACATCATCCCTGCCATTAGTGGGAGTCTTGGCCGTTCCCGGCATCCCGGCATTGACATCCTTGACAAACGTGTGAACATCCGAATCCATGTTGATCCCGACATACATCTGGCTGATCGGATGATCGCTGATATTCGTCACCACGCAATTGAACAGGATGAAGTCGTCGGCATAGCCGTACGACCAGGCGTACGATTCCTGGTGAACTTCGATTCCGAGCGGCCGGTGCGACCGATTGTCCAGAGCATCAGTCGATGGATAGGCGTTCCCCGAAACCAGTGTATCGTAATAGATGGATACCAGGTCCTGTTCGGAAACAGCGTTCTCGAATTCGGGGGCGGTCGGGTCGAGCGTGGACCGCTTTTCGATTCGGCCGTCGGGGTAGATGTCCGGATGAAATTCACGCGACCAGTTGTTGTAATCCTCTGACGTGGAGACCAGCGTATCCTCGCCAATTATCCCGCCGACCCAGATCCCCCCCTTGTACAGATAAACGGTATTGGTTCCTTTGGGATACTGGCAGTCCGGGATCTTCGCACCGGTGAAACAGTCAAAATAGAAGGACTCATTTCCAAAACTAAGCCTTCCAAAATTGGTCACGCCAACGAACAACTTGCCAATATTGTGCGGGGTAATGCAGTATCCGGGAGACGCAGTGCTGGCTGTGATAATTGGACGTCCTGACAGGAATTGCGAACTATCCGTCTGCCCTTGCACAGGAAGGCCAAACAGACAGCAGAAAAGAACGCACCCCACCATCAGCAACAGAAAATTTCGAAAGCTCAATCTCTCACCACAATACAGTCGATCTCAACGAACGTTTCGTACCATTCGCCCGGGCCGATATAATAGCGGAAAGTCAACGAACAAACAAGGTGTATCACGGCCGATGAGCGACAATGAGTTTCCGGTCCGGCGCTTGATTGACTGTGAGATGACACCCATCGCAGTTCCTGCGCCAGGTGTTTTTTGCCTGAAGAAGTAAGATGTGCGCCAGCGCACAGCGGATACGAGCGAAAGGGATGGCAACGCGCCATCCCTCATTCAGTTTTCAACAGCAGAACAGATTGTTACAACTTGAAACCGGTAATGATCGTCACCAGCTCTTCAGCCTGCTGGCCCAATTCCTTGGCTGTTTCGGTCGACTGCTCAGCGCCGGCGGCCGTGTCGCGAGTTGACGATGAAAACTGGTCGACATTTCGGGAAATCTCTTCCGCCGCAACATTCTGCTCCGCTGCTGCGGTAGAGATCTGGCGGATCATCTCGGAGACCTGCTCGACCAGCTTGACAATGCCATTCAGACTCTCGCCGGCCTTGTCGGCCAATTCAGTGCCAACTCGCACCTGATCGACACTCGACTCCATTGACTCTACAGCGGAAGAAGTCTGCGTCTGGATCTCCTTGACCATCCCGACGATCTGGGTGGCGGCCTGTCCGGTCTTCTCCGCGAGCTTGCGCACTTCGTCGGCGACTACGGCAAATCCTCGCCCCTGCTCCCCTGCCCGCGCTGCTTCGATCGCGGCATTCAGCGCCAACAGATTGGTCTGATCGGCGATATCCCTGATCACCTCGATTATCCGGCTGATCTCACCAGCGGAGGCTGAGAGCTGGCCGATCGATTTGGCCGACTCGCTCACTTTGGACGCGATCTGCTGCATCCCCATGATCGTGCGCCCGACTACTTCGGCTCCAGCGGTTGCAGTCCGAGAGGCTTGTTCTGAAACAGTTGTCGCCTGACCGGTATTTCGACTGGTTTCGCTGATTGTCGCGACCATCTGCTCGATCGCGGCCGACATCTGACCGACCCGATCAACCTGCTTCCGCGCCGACCCAGATACCTCTGCCGAGGCCTCGGTTATCTCATGTGAAGCCTGCGAGAGTTTGTTGGCAATAGCCCGCAATTGCCCCAGAATAGACTCCAGCCGCCCGATCATTTTCTGATAGGCGAACCCAAGCTGATCGCGATCGGATCGCGGCGAGATCGCCACCCGCAGGTCCCCCTCAGCTACCTGCGCCGAGGCACCCGCGAACGTCCTGATATAGTCTATCAACTGCTGGATCGATTTGAGGAATGTCCCGATCTCGTCATCCGAGTTCACCTTGATCTGTTGCTCGATATCACCTTCGGTCGCCCGATTCAGTTTCTGTTTGACGCTTGAGAGCGGCGTGAAGATCCAGCGTTGTAGGACAAAGGCAATTCCACCAAGCAACAGCAGGGCTGTCAGCGCCATCAGCCAGAAGTTGGTGCTGTAGGTTGAGCCGGACGCCTCAGTCATGGTCTTCTGAGAGATGACTGTCTTGATCCCGCCCAGAGCCTGATCTGCCTTGCCGTCGTGACAGGTCTGACAGGCTTCGTGGTTGGCAAATGCTTCGTAGGAAACTCTATACTCTTCGCCCTGATCATTGGTGATCGTGAAATTGGTATCAGCCAGTGAAGCGAAGACGACCTCCCATGCCGGATCGGAGGACGTTTTCCCGACTTGATCCTTAATGGAGCTTCGAGCGATCATCCGCTCGGCATTGACTATGGTCATTTCGGTGGCGATCCCCCGCGTGACCGATTCTTCCGTCAACGGCTGCAGTTTTTCATTGGCGCCGTTGATCATGATCTCCTGGATATGATTATTGAGCGACCAATTGAGCGCCGCAACATTCTGATCGTAGAGCTCCGTCATTGCTTTAGTTTGCAGGTGACCATTGATGAGAGCCAGAATTGTGAAGAGGACAACCAAACTCCCCCCGAGAATCACGAGGATCCGCGCACGTACCGATGTCAGTTTCATTTGCACCGCTCCCTTTTCTTTCCACCCAACGGGGACAAAATAGACTATTCAAGTATATCGGAGTGATTTCGCGATTCATTATGGGGCTGCCGGGCCCCCTTCCATTTTCCGGGCAACCTGTGCAAGAATGGACCTTTCGAATCTATACAGGGAATGAATCTCCCGGCCTTGTTTCAGACTCTTCTCGCTGCCTGACAATTTGTTGGAATGAAAAACGGCCCGGAGAATCCGGGCCGTTGGGTACCTGTATGTTGAATTTCGGCTATTGCCCGCAACTCAGCGGTGCGCCTGACGCGGTCAGGAAGGTGATCAGTCGGGAAAGATCCGAAAGATCAACCGCCCCGGCGCCATCCACGTTTGCCGCCGGACGATACGGCAATTGCGGTGAACCGGTGGTCAGATAGAGGATCATGAAGGAGAGGTCGGAAAGGTCCGGACCGATTCCATCAGAGTTTACATCGCCACCTTTGCAGATGCTGACAGCGCCGCCGGTAATAGCCGGTTGGTAGGTGCCATTTGTGGTCGTTACCACCGGTGAATAGGTCTTCGTGCCGTTAACATATTCCGAAACAGTGATCGGATTTGATCCGCCTGTAGCATTTGACGGTACGGTAAACCAGAGTCGCAGGACTGACCCCGTCCCCACGGCGATATCGGGTTGAGGCGAGATCGCTGTGATCTTATAGGTTGCACGCGTCATGTCATAGTGAACTTGCTGCAACGTCAACTGCGCGCTTCGCAGGCCGGTCGTGGTCGCCGAATCAAGGACAATTCCGGCTGTCCCCGACCAGGAGATCGGAAGAATCGCTTCGGCTATCGGCACAAAATTCCGCAGGGCAACATCAACAGACACTGTTTGTCCGGCGATCGCCTGAGCTGTGGTTGTGCTAAAAGTGTCGGCATGGATCATCACGCACTCATGCTCAGTCGTCGAGAATGAACCACCCGAGGTCTGAATGCTGCACGTCACGTCATAGCACCCAGGCGCCGTGTACGTATGCGTTGGGTTCTGCACTGTGGACGTTGCGCCATCGCCAAATGTCCAGTTCCAGCTAACTACATCCAGCATCGTCTCAGCAGTGAATGTCACATCGGCAGGAGCTGGGGCCAGCGTCTGGTTTCCGCTGAACCAGACAGTCCCGCGGTAATTGATATAGGTAGCGTTGTATCCAATGTAGGAGCAATTGTAAGGCATCCGCATATAGCCGCCCTCACCCCAGTTGGACCCCCAGGAATTGCGGATGATCCAGATACCACCGGATTGATTGTCATCCCAACCAACCAGCGTGACGGCATGATTGATCGAACCATTGGCGCAGCCGTTAAAGACGCCGCCGCCGTAGGCCTGAAATGCATCGTTCACACTAACCGCTACCGACACCGGGCCGTATTGCATTAGTGCCTGTTTGAGTTGCGTAACAGACGGCATCGTATATGGAGTGCCGATATATCCCCATCCGTCGATCGTATATGCATGCGGATGCGGACAGGAACAGGCAACATCCGACGCAACATATGGGAAATCAGTCTCCAGAACCGCGCCGGTACCGTTGCACGGATCTGGCGCGTTATAGTGCATGCGGTGCTCCCACCACCCGCCGGCACAACCGTAGCCGTTGGCATTGCAGGAGACGAGATATTGCTCGGAGAGATTGACCACCAAACCATCTTTGATCTTGATATTACATTCGAGCGGACCGACCGTGCCAAAGGCCCAGCAACTTCCGCATCCCCCTTGATTTCGGACCGGCGGAAGGCCACCAGCCTCGACTCTCCAGTCAAATGCGGCTGGAAGAGCCGCCGCTCCCGCTGCCGACATCGGGTCAAAGCGAACATCCGAAGGCATCACATCCGGCACCTTGAATCCGCACAACTGATCGATCGAATATTGCGTGGCTTCGTTTTCGGTGACGGTAAAGGTCCAGCCTTCCTGTTGTGCCTGAACTTTGAGGCGATCGATATCGGCCTTTGAAAGTTGGGCGGATGCCGAACCGGCAAACAAGGCAACTGCAGCAATTCCGAAAAGTGTGGCGGTTAATCGGATGGTGAGCGCACGTAACGATGTCATACCTGAATCCTCTTCTGACATGGATTACCTGATCGGGTAGATCCCCAGGTGAGAACAATGATGCCGCGACTTCAATTCAGTCGAGGTGGTTATCGGTGTATCACTTAACAATTTAGCCAATTTCCTCAGTCTGTCAACCAGAAACAGGTGTCAACCCACACCCAAAAAAAGACCCGGTCAACCTGACCGGGTCAAAATGAAACTGTAATTGGCCGTTAGCAGCCGGGCTTGAACTCCACTCCACTCGATATTGTCAGGTATGCGATCATCAGCGATAGATCGGTCAGGTCGATACGACAATCGCCGGTGATATCTCCAACCATGGTCGGAGAGATCACTCCACCGCCGCCGGTCAGGAAACTGATGATCGTGGAGAGATCGGTCAAATCTGTTAAGTGCGAATGGTTTACATCGCCCAACTTCCAGGTCCAGAAGGAGGCGGTGATAGAAGTGGAGGTATTTCCTCCTCTATCCCGAACGGTCACTCGCCAGTAGTACCGTGTGCCAAAAGCGAGTGAGTCCGCGAACTGATGCGGCGAGGCAAGCAGGTCGACCGCTGACAATGGTGAACTGAACGACGCATTGTCATCCAGCTCAACCGTGTACTTGAGTGTGTCGAGCGGATCAAAATCATTCCCCGGCGACCAGGTGAGCGTCGGCTTGAGGTTGAAAACCGGAAGTCCCGTCGGTACGTTTGGCGACAACCCGGATGCGGCACTCGGACTAGACTGGTATTGGTCGAGCCAGAACGAACGCTCCGCTGACCATCCAGAATACTCGTAGCCGTCGTAACTTCTGGTCCGCCACCAGTAGTGCAGATTCTCCGCCAAATTCTGCGGACCGACATCCAGTGTTGGTGACCCGCTATTGGCGAGTGCCGCTTGTGAGGTCAGCGCGCTGTCGTAGAAAATGCCAAATTGATACGTGATCGGGTCATTCTCGTTGTCCACCACGGCTCCAACCGACAACAAGACCGGCGAACCGGTGAGCACGCTGCCATCGGCGGGGCTGTTCAGAGTCGGCATGGATGGACCGCTATTGAGCCGGATTGAACTCTGATACCAGTCGGACCACGCAAAGCCGTTATGGGTGCGTACCCGGAGATAGCAGGTGGCTCCGTCATTAAGCGAACTCCCGCCATAAAGGATCGTGGTGTCCTGTCCGATCAGCATCGATGGGTCCCACAACTCAGCGGACATCCAGTCGGTATCAGTACCTACCTCGATTTCCGCGGAATCCTGCGTGTTCACTCCCGCCGCAAAGTAGCTCCAGACCAGTGTCGGAATGTTATTCAGGACATGGTTCTGAGTTTCGCCGATGGCGATAAGTTTCGTCACTTCGGGCGCAGAGACCGTGAAAGTGGAATCATCGAAGAATCGCAGCAAGCGTGAAGTCAGCGTATCTCGGTGGGCATATCCCCCGGCGGTATCGGTATAACTGACTGCTTCCAGCGGGAACGTCATGAAAACCGACTTGTAGCTCCCGCTGTACATCACACCGGCATGCCCGAGATACGGGGTGCCGTTAAAGAGGTTGGTCATTTCAAAGGCCAGCAGACCATCTTCGGTCGGGTTGATCCGCGTAACGCGCTTCATTGCCGAGGGTGTCCCCGGTGCGAATACATAGCGTGTGTTTTCAGAAAGCGGATTTCCCGGCACTCCGTAAAAGAAGTTGGCATACGTGACGGAATCCCGGAAGCGCACCTTGAAATAATCGCGCATGAAGGCGGAATCGAGAACATGCAACTGAGCCGCCGCCGTGGCGCTGGCCACCACCAGTCGTCCACCACCGTCGAGATACGACTTCATCGCTGTAACATCGGCTGCCGTCAGGGCTCCCGTCGGCTTCTGACCGCTCATCCAGAAAACATAATCGAATTGCGCCAGCGTGGCGCCGGAGGGAGAACCGGAGGTCTTGTGATGGACCGCCTGCGGCAGACGCAACCCGTCAAACGACCGGGCCAGCTCTGTTTCAGCCGTCGCGCCACCATCATCGTCGACGATCAGGATGTTCGGCATACCGAGCGACTGCTGGAAAGTAAATTGCTTGGTATACGCTTCGTCGCCGCTTCCATTCACCGAATCAACCGTGATCGTCAATATGAAATCGGCGATCGTCGGAACGATCCCCGGAGTTGACCGTAAAAGTCACCGGATTGTCGGTCACGACGGATGGTACCGTACGAAGCAACTGCGATGATTGCAGAGTGTGATTGTTTATAAACTGGACATCGGGATTGGTGGTCGACACTTCCATCCGCCAGTTGTAGCCATTCCGCATCGAGTTCTTCAAGCGACATGAGATCTCGATCGTTTCGCCCGGTTCGACAAAGCCATCCCCATCGCCGCCGCTCACGTCCGAGACAACTAGCGAATCCGCGCCAGTATAGGTGATCACCGGTCGTGAGAAGGTGTAATCCAGATCGGCGTACATGATCGAGTCGGAGTCGGTGATATCCCAGACGCCAACTTCGGTCAGCTTGTTTCCGACATTACCACGTGAGTTGGGGACCGATTGGTCATGGAATGCCCGTTTGTTGGTGCTGCCGGGGAAAGGATCAGCGCCATCGCCGCCACTTCCACCCAGCGCCAGACTGTTCAGGCCATCGGCTTGTTCAAGCGCCACCATATAGCGAAGGTAATTATTGTTACTGGAGACATTCTCATCGACATGGAAAATGCAAAGGCCGTGCCCCGGCAGGGCGACATCAAAGCCATACGGCTGACGATTCTCTACCAGCCAATATTCCCGACCATTGGTGATATTGGAATCCTTGATCTGGTAAACCACCGGGTTGTACTCGACCGCGGGGAAAGCAACCGAATCAAGATTGGCACCAACATTTACCACGGTCACAAAGCCGAGTTTTCTTTTGCACCAGGCATCGAGCGAGGAAGGATAACGGCTACCGCCATTGTAACTACCACCCGCCATCAGTGACCAGCCGCCCAGTCCTTCAGACGTCGCCGGATCGTAATCCGTGTCATAGAGATCCGGGAGGCCAAGTACATGGCCATGTTCGTGAGTGAAGACGCCGATCGGGGTCAGTCCGCCGCCGGATTCTTCCGGATTGATCGTGTACGGCCCAAGTTGTACGCCATCGAGGAATGGAGAGCCGGAGATATTCGACTTGTGAGACCAAATACCGTAAGCGCCGCTTTCCGCACCTGCCCCGGGATGGACGATCACCACGCCATCGACATTATTGCCATCGCTGGCATACTGACTGAAATCGATATCTATATTCGCTGCCAAGACGGCATCGCGAGCGAGTATACTCCCCATACTTAATCCGTCGTTATCACCGACATAAAACGCGTACGTGTTGGGCATCCGGTACCAGCCGTAAATATCTCCCTCGATATAGACTGTTCCATACGAGTTCTCGAGATAGAAATCGGTCATGGAGCCGGAAGGATTGTGAATTGGATCGTTCTCTCGATTGGAGAAAAGAAGTGAATCGAAATCCGCCGGTGTAGCGGCGATCGACTGACCATCCCAGACCCAGTCCGAGAAATCGACCAGGATCACGACTGCCTTGATCGTATCAACCGCAGCAGCATCAGTCGCCGCCGGTCTGACCCGATGCAGACGCTCGAGAACCGAAGGCGTCGATGGCGCACAGCCGCCGGCTTCCTTGAAAGCCCGCAGATTCGCCATCTTCTGCTCGAATATCCCCTCGGATTTCCACTTGGCGATCGCTTCAGGTGATGGCGGGACAGCCACGCCGACTTCGATCAACAGCAGGAAGGCCAGTAAGACAAAAAAGGATAGACTGCTCCCCGCACGATAGTTCATTCGTAATGTCATGGTTTCCCCGAAAAGAGAGGTAAACGGTTGTTCTGCGCTAAAGGTAGCCGAATTTTCATATCTGTCAACGCTATAACTGGCAACGCACACCGATTGTTCGACGGGACCGCCTCAATGCCTGATTATCGGCGACTTGGCTGATTCACAGAGTGGGAACGAAACAAAATCCGTACAACAGCCAGTCAACCTGTTGCCGTTAGGTACATTGACAACACAGAGGATGGCCACGGCAATGCGCTCAAGTCCCCCTACGCCAGTCTTTCGATCTGGGACAAATCGGACTAATTTGGTCTGCGCAGGCGTCATTTCTTGTCGAGCGCCTTTGTCCTGACTCATGCGATCGCACTCAAAAACAAGTCATCTCAGGCGATCCAAAAATCACTGACTTCTTTGCCTTCCGCCCACCTCCTAATCCGGACAAATTCAACCTAAGGTAAACCCGGATTCTTCCGATAGACTGTATGAGTTCTGAACAGAGGGCCCTGGGAGGTTTGTGGGGCTTGGACCGCGATCATATCCAAATTCGATCACAACATCAAATGAAGTTAACGAGTGTGCGCCCCAATCTATCTGCATGGAAAATTGCCGGGATCTATGCCCTGTCGGGCTACCTTTGGATCCTCTTCTCCGATCGCATACTTGCGGGTATGGTGGCCGACGCAGAGACTTTGACCACGCTGCAAACATACAAGGGATGGTTCTACGTTGCTATCACTGCCCTGCTGGTACAGTGGCTGGTGAAAAGGCGGCTTGCCGCGATCAAGCAAGTGCAGACTATTCTGCAGGAACGCGAAACCCGCTTCCGCAGGTTGTTTGAGAACTCCCCGGTGCCTTTGATCGAAGCTGACTTCTCCGAAGCCCGCCAGCGCCTCCTTCAAGTGCGCCGCCATGACCAATTTGATCTGCGCACTTACTTCAACGAGCATCCTGACTTCGAACGCAAACTGGCCGCTTCGGTGATAATCCGAGAGGTCAATCCGGCCGCGGCGAATCTCTTCAGAGCCAATTCCAGCGAATTGCTCAAGGGTATCATCGGAAATGTCAGGAGTGAGGGGCTATACTCATTGGCCCGCGAACTTCTCTGCCGCTTTGATTCTGGTGACGCCCGACATGAAACCGATGCGGAACTGCTGACCATGTCCGGAGAAAAGCTCTCTCTACTGGTCTCAGCTACACTGACCCCGGGATTCGAGTCCAATTGGGAGAAGATCATCATTTCGCTGGCCGATCTGACTATCCACCGCAAAGCTGAGGTTGAACGTGCGCGCCTCGAAGCCCAACTTCGTCAGGCCCAGAAGATGGAATCGATCGGTGCGCTGGCCGGCGGAATTGCCCATGACTTCAATAATATCCTGACCCCCCTCTGCGGCTACACCGATCTGGCGCTGGAGGACCTCCCGGCCAGCAGTCCGGTTCGCGAAGATATCGAGCAGGTACAAAAGGCCGCCTATCGCGGCAAGGACCTGGTCAAACAGATTCTCAGTTTCAGTCGACGGTCCGACCAGCAAAAGATCGTGATCGACCTCAAGCATATCATCAAAGAGACCGCCAAGTTACTCCAGGCCTCGTTGCCGCCGAGCATTGAGATCCAGACGGAGTTGAACCAATCGATCGGCAAAGTGCTGGCCGACCCGACTCAGATCCATCAGGTGCTGATGAACCTCTGCACCAATGCATTTCATGCGATGAAGGACAGCGGTGGTCAACTGACCGTCCGCTTGAGCCAGGTGAGCCTGCACGAATCCTCCGCGCCGCATCTTGCCTCAGGTGAATATGTCGCCTGCGCCGTCACGGATACCGGATGCGGTATCCCGCCGGAAAACCAGGAACGGATCTTCGAACCGTTTTTCACGACCAAGGATGCCGGTGAAGGTACGGGGCTTGGCCTGTCAGTTTCGCATGGCATTGTGGTTTCGCACGGCGGGACGATCACCTGCACCAGTCAGCCGTTGGTCGGATCTACCTTTACCATTTACCTCCCGGTCTCTGTTGATGCCGTCCAGGAGGAGACCAGGCTGACCTTTTCGAATCTCCGCGGAAGCGAACGAATTCTGATCGTCGATGACGATTCGGTGGTTGCCGAAGTTGCCAAGCAGATGCTGGAACGTCAGGGGTATTGCGTCGCTTGCAGTAATTCGCCGCTACAGGCACTGGAGAGATTGCGCACTGCATCGGAGCACTTCGATCTGGCGATCTTCAATCAAGCCATGCCAAAAATGAGCGGCCTGACACTGGCCGAAAAAGTCCGCGGATTCAATCAGGATATGCCGATCGCCATGCTGACCGGATTTGGCAAGGGGCTGGATACGCAATTCCTGGAGCGTGCACATATCTCTGTGGTGATCGCCAAGCCGTTTACGGCTGTCGAGATCGCCGAAGGTGTACGAGCGGCCCTTTCGAATAAGCCGTCGGCGGTCACCGCCCGCTAGGCGGGTCATTCAGTCGGAGAAGCTTCCGCCGGGAAGCGCTTGTTGGCGAAGTGCCCCCCACATAGACCCCGAATAGTCCAACCAATATCTGCAGGATCAAATACCAGAGCGGCTGTTTGTCAATATTGGTGGCCAGTGTCACCAGTCCGATGAACAGCACTACTGCGGCGAGCGCATGAATATGCTTTACCCGTGACCCCCGGCAGATCACGATCGTTACGCCAGCTCCAACGACCGCGGCAGCCAATCCGAACAATTGGATGACAACAACCCAGGGTATGCTGGGAAAAGCATCCGGCTGTGGAAAAGCGGCCGGGAATATGATGGCAATGAGCAGAAAGAAGAGCATGATCAAAACCAGCATCGCCACATATCCTGATGCCACAGCTATTGCGCTTCGAAGCATATCGTCTCTCCCTCTTCGGGGTTCAGTCCAAATTGATACTATCCGTCGATAAGGTATGATCCAACCTTCCAGGACCAGTCCCTTACTGCCGCTCGAGGGCGACAACCAGTTGGATAGTGTACGATAGATAGTTAATGACAGTACCGGTAAATAGAGAAAAAATCTCCCGTCGCGTGCAGGAGGTTTACGGGATCGTCAGGCCGGGCGCTTGGCCAATCGTCTAAGTCGCTTGCTGGCGGTAGCTTCGCGCCGAGCAACCGCCTTACGGCCGCTTCCGGTCGAGCGAGTTGGTTTGGTCCTGACCACCCGAGACTTATGACCGGTCTTGCTATTCAGCTCCAGATAGTTGGCGATAGCAATATCCCAATCAACAAACTGCAGTATTCCAGCCACCTCACGGGCTACCACGGCCGCCTTGCGCAATGACTCCAGTTCCTCGGATATTTCCGCCCGGATCATGAAGTCGGACTTCCCTCCGTAATGAACCAAAGAAGCGATGATATAGCGGTCAAGATAGCGCGCTTGCTCATACGCCTGCGCAGTTCTGATCCGTCGAACTGCCCGCTCTATGGAATGGAATAAGGGGAGGCGATAATTCAGAGCGACTTTGAACTGCACCAGATATTCGCCGGTCAATCCCGGACGGACCGTCTCTTCCCGCATATGGCCGAATATCTCCTGAACGCGGTGCAGCGCGTCAGGACCGGAAGAAGCCAATACGGTCGCCAGACCGGTATTACCGGAAAACTCAAGGACGACATCGCGATTGTGAAATGTATACGACATGCTACTGATAATATCGGCTGTTGGAGCAGTCGATTTTATCAGCCAAACAGATCGTTCTGAGGCTATCCGAGATAGCGGAGCTTACTTCCTGAAGCGGTCAAAATCGGGCTATCCTGATGCAGTTCGGCAGCTTTCACCTCTCCCAGGAAAATAGTGTGGTTGCCGACCGCCACCTTATTAACCAACGCGCAGTCCAGATAACCCAGCGCCCCTTTGAGAAGCGGAGATTTGGTGACCGGGGACGTATCTACATCGGCATGGGCCAGTTTCTGGTACCCGGACTCGGCCGGACCATAGTAGGCTTTGGCGAATTCGCTATTATTCTCGGCGATCAGATTGACAACAAAACCGCCATGCTGATCGATCAGCCGCGAAGACTGATGTTTGTTATGCACGGCCAGCGCAATGATAGGCGGCTCGGAGCTG from bacterium encodes:
- a CDS encoding response regulator, yielding MKLTSVRPNLSAWKIAGIYALSGYLWILFSDRILAGMVADAETLTTLQTYKGWFYVAITALLVQWLVKRRLAAIKQVQTILQERETRFRRLFENSPVPLIEADFSEARQRLLQVRRHDQFDLRTYFNEHPDFERKLAASVIIREVNPAAANLFRANSSELLKGIIGNVRSEGLYSLARELLCRFDSGDARHETDAELLTMSGEKLSLLVSATLTPGFESNWEKIIISLADLTIHRKAEVERARLEAQLRQAQKMESIGALAGGIAHDFNNILTPLCGYTDLALEDLPASSPVREDIEQVQKAAYRGKDLVKQILSFSRRSDQQKIVIDLKHIIKETAKLLQASLPPSIEIQTELNQSIGKVLADPTQIHQVLMNLCTNAFHAMKDSGGQLTVRLSQVSLHESSAPHLASGEYVACAVTDTGCGIPPENQERIFEPFFTTKDAGEGTGLGLSVSHGIVVSHGGTITCTSQPLVGSTFTIYLPVSVDAVQEETRLTFSNLRGSERILIVDDDSVVAEVAKQMLERQGYCVACSNSPLQALERLRTASEHFDLAIFNQAMPKMSGLTLAEKVRGFNQDMPIAMLTGFGKGLDTQFLERAHISVVIAKPFTAVEIAEGVRAALSNKPSAVTAR
- a CDS encoding flavin reductase family protein → MEKQITAALKKIEYGVYIVTMGDGNNGNAFTASWISQVSSEPPIIALAVHNKHQSSRLIDQHGGFVVNLIAENNSEFAKAYYGPAESGYQKLAHADVDTSPVTKSPLLKGALGYLDCALVNKVAVGNHTIFLGEVKAAELHQDSPILTASGSKLRYLG